GAGATCGATCGACGATGCGCGCTTACGTGAGGCAACGCAGCGAATCATCGAGCCGGAAATATCGAGGACGCGCGGGTTCACACGGCAACTCCATGGTCGCGCAACGCGCGCTCGAGCGAAACCTTCCGATCCGTCGTTTCGCTCCGCTCGCCGATGACGAGCGCGCAAGGGGTCGCGAACTCGCCTGCCGCAAAGCGCTTGGGCATCATTCCCGGAATCACGACTGCGCGCGCCGGAACGACGCCTTTTGTCGTTTGCGCTTGCGAGCCGCGGACGTCGACGATCGGCGTCGATGCCGTCAGCACCACGCCGGCGCCGAGGACCGCTTCGCGTCCGACGCGTACGCCTTCGACGACGATGCAGCGAGAGCCGATGAACGCCCCGTCCTCCACGATCACCGGAGCGGCCTGCGGCGGCTCGAGAACGCCGCCGATGCCCACGCCGCCGGAAAGATGCACGCCCTTACCGATCTGCGCGCACGACCCGACCGTCGCCCACGTGTCGACCATCGTGTCGTCGCCGACGTACGCTCCGATATTGACGTACGCAGGCATGAGCACGACCCCGTGCCCGAGGTAGCTGCCGTACCGCGCCACGCCCGGCGGCACGGCGCGCGCCCCCGTGACGTCGTAGTTCGTCTTCAGCGGAAGCTTGTCGTAAAACGAGAGTGCGTCGCCCGCGTGCATCCACTGCACGTCGCGACGACGAAAGTAGAGCAGGATCGCTTGCTTCACCCACGCGTTCACGTGCCATACGCCGCCGGCGTCGGGCTCGGCGACGCGAATGCGCCCTTCGTCGAGGGCCGCGATGACGTCGTCGATGACGCCCCCTTCTGGGCCGCGCGCGTCCCCCTCGCCCGCAGAGAGCCTCTCGATGGATTCACGGAGATGCCGATCGTTCATCGAAGGCTGGTACGGCTGCCGGGCGGGAGGCCCCTACGTCAAAAGCGGGTAGATATCCCAAGGGCGTTTACCATTATCGAAGAGGAGATCCCACGTGCCGAACTCGCGGGCTGACGAGCTACGCATTAACACGATTCGCT
This portion of the Candidatus Dormiibacterota bacterium genome encodes:
- a CDS encoding 2,3,4,5-tetrahydropyridine-2,6-dicarboxylate N-succinyltransferase, producing MNDRHLRESIERLSAGEGDARGPEGGVIDDVIAALDEGRIRVAEPDAGGVWHVNAWVKQAILLYFRRRDVQWMHAGDALSFYDKLPLKTNYDVTGARAVPPGVARYGSYLGHGVVLMPAYVNIGAYVGDDTMVDTWATVGSCAQIGKGVHLSGGVGIGGVLEPPQAAPVIVEDGAFIGSRCIVVEGVRVGREAVLGAGVVLTASTPIVDVRGSQAQTTKGVVPARAVVIPGMMPKRFAAGEFATPCALVIGERSETTDRKVSLERALRDHGVAV